The proteins below are encoded in one region of Microbispora sp. NBC_01189:
- a CDS encoding ATP-binding SpoIIE family protein phosphatase, whose product MLHDVSAIVRAVGDSPGPEEATRALCEAAVPGLADAAAVYVDGAVWHRVDPGERLPLRWTGDDAGEWAGETALLDGRLLAVPLRAYGTVVGCVLLARDAGRPPFGPADLFAAGQFAVPVALTIFHGRRDRSQVEIVETLERDMRPGAPPDLPGLEISYRYRPAAERVGGDWYDVIPLPGSRVALVVGDVMGHGPAAAAVMGRLRTVVQTLAALDLPAEQVLHSLDDVAQRLAEQTITTCVYCVYDPVLRRCTIASAGHLPPILLGADGRAEVLSPPRCPPIGLGRTPFETMEIAAEDGSMLVLYTDGLVEERGEDIGQKVEDLRRRLSDGTPIEDLTDAVLSAARADDVTMLAIRFRGIPSEHVAQWMMEPQPMTPSRVRGLVRRTLDAWGLASMTPVAELLASELVTNAVRQTSRPVTIRLLRTDHLLCEVSDDNHRLPVQREPGLLDEDGRGLYLVGQLAERWGASRVAGGKTVWFSMPIPG is encoded by the coding sequence ATGCTGCACGACGTCAGCGCGATCGTCCGGGCCGTGGGCGACAGCCCCGGCCCGGAGGAGGCGACCAGGGCCCTGTGCGAGGCGGCGGTGCCGGGGCTGGCCGACGCCGCCGCGGTCTACGTGGACGGCGCCGTCTGGCACCGGGTCGATCCCGGCGAACGGCTCCCGCTGCGGTGGACCGGCGACGACGCCGGTGAATGGGCCGGTGAGACCGCCCTGCTCGACGGGCGCCTGCTCGCCGTGCCGCTCCGGGCGTACGGAACGGTCGTGGGCTGCGTGCTGCTGGCGCGCGACGCCGGGCGGCCGCCCTTCGGCCCGGCGGACCTGTTCGCCGCGGGACAGTTCGCCGTGCCCGTGGCGCTCACGATCTTCCACGGCCGGCGCGACCGCAGCCAGGTCGAGATCGTCGAGACGCTGGAGCGTGACATGCGCCCGGGCGCCCCGCCCGACCTGCCCGGGCTGGAGATCTCCTACCGGTACCGGCCGGCGGCCGAGCGGGTGGGCGGCGACTGGTACGACGTGATCCCACTGCCGGGCAGCAGGGTGGCCCTGGTCGTCGGCGACGTGATGGGGCACGGGCCCGCCGCCGCGGCCGTGATGGGCCGGCTGCGCACGGTCGTGCAGACCCTGGCCGCGCTCGACCTCCCGGCCGAGCAGGTGCTCCACTCGCTCGACGACGTGGCGCAGCGGCTGGCCGAGCAGACCATCACGACCTGCGTCTACTGCGTGTACGACCCGGTGCTGCGCCGGTGCACGATCGCGAGCGCGGGCCACCTGCCGCCGATCCTCCTGGGCGCGGACGGCCGGGCGGAGGTGCTGTCGCCGCCTCGGTGCCCGCCGATCGGGCTGGGTCGCACTCCGTTCGAGACGATGGAGATCGCGGCGGAGGACGGCAGCATGCTCGTCCTCTACACCGACGGGCTCGTGGAGGAACGTGGGGAGGACATCGGCCAGAAGGTGGAGGATCTGCGCCGCCGGCTCTCGGACGGGACCCCGATCGAGGACCTGACCGACGCCGTGCTGTCGGCTGCCCGGGCCGACGACGTCACCATGCTGGCCATCCGTTTCCGCGGCATCCCGAGTGAGCACGTCGCCCAGTGGATGATGGAGCCCCAGCCGATGACGCCGTCGCGGGTCCGCGGCCTGGTCCGCCGTACGCTCGACGCGTGGGGTCTCGCGTCGATGACCCCCGTGGCCGAGCTGCTCGCGTCGGAACTCGTCACCAACGCCGTACGGCAGACGTCGCGGCCCGTGACGATCAGGCTGCTGCGCACCGACCACCTGCTGTGCGAGGTCAGCGACGACAACCACCGTCTTCCGGTGCAGCGCGAGCCCGGGCTGCTCGACGAGGACGGCAGAGGGCTCTACCTCGTGGGCCAGCTCGCCGAGCGCTGGGGGGCGAGCCGGGTCGCGGGTGGGAAGACCGTGTGGTTCTCGATGCCGATCCCCGGCTGA
- a CDS encoding class I SAM-dependent methyltransferase, whose amino-acid sequence MMTIESGPDNPRQEYRAMQAEAFNRIGARYDEAFPHKEGQVTAGEWLIKQLQPGARVLDVGCGTGAPTAQQFAEAGCEVTGIDISPVMLDIARKNVPVGTFFETDVLDLDASLGTFDAVTAFFSLLMLPRPQIERALGRIHAVLAPGGLFSLSMVEIDLDDVPFQFLGAPVRVTGYLRDELRGIVEAAGFTVLSENHISYAPATTQAPPEIQLFVNCRRDHR is encoded by the coding sequence ATGATGACAATCGAGTCAGGACCGGACAATCCGCGTCAGGAGTACCGGGCCATGCAGGCCGAGGCGTTCAATCGCATCGGCGCCCGGTACGACGAGGCGTTCCCACACAAGGAGGGACAGGTCACCGCCGGTGAATGGTTGATCAAGCAGCTCCAGCCGGGAGCGCGGGTCCTCGACGTGGGCTGCGGCACCGGCGCTCCCACCGCGCAGCAGTTCGCCGAGGCGGGCTGCGAGGTCACCGGCATCGACATCTCCCCGGTCATGCTCGACATAGCCAGGAAGAACGTGCCGGTCGGCACGTTCTTCGAGACCGACGTGCTCGACCTCGACGCCTCGCTCGGCACGTTCGACGCCGTGACGGCCTTCTTCAGCCTGCTCATGCTGCCCCGGCCGCAGATCGAGCGGGCGCTCGGCCGGATCCACGCCGTGCTCGCGCCCGGTGGCCTGTTCTCGCTGAGCATGGTGGAGATCGACCTCGACGACGTGCCCTTCCAGTTCCTCGGCGCGCCGGTGCGGGTGACGGGGTATCTGCGCGACGAGTTGCGCGGGATCGTCGAGGCCGCGGGATTCACCGTGCTGTCGGAGAACCACATCTCGTACGCGCCGGCGACCACGCAGGCGCCGCCGGAGATCCAGCTCTTCGTCAACTGCCGGCGTGACCATCGCTGA
- the araA gene encoding L-arabinose isomerase, protein MRFWFLTGSQGLYGEDTLRQVAEQSQRIAETLGEGLPFELEWRPVLTDAAAIRRVCLEANADDECVGLIAWMHTFSPAKMWIAGLDALRKPLLHLHTQANVELPWSSIDMDFMNLNQAAHGDREFGYIQSRLGVPRKTVAGHVSDPAVVARIGTWARAAAGRAEVGSLRLARFGDNMRDVAVTEGDKVEAQLRFGVSVNTYGVNELVEAVDAASDADVSALVKEYDDLYRMAPELRVGGDRHESLRYAARIELGLRHFLEGGGFKAFTTNFEDLGGLRQLPGLAVQRLMADGYGFGGEGDWKTSVLLRTLKVMSAGLPGGTSFMEDYTYHLTPGEEVILGAHMLEVCPTIASDTPSCEIHPLGIGGREDPVRLVFDAEPGSAVVVGLSDMGERFRLVANEIDVVAPPEPLPALPVARAVWRPRPDLRTSAESWITAGAPHHTVLSSAVGADELTDFADMLGVELLVIDEATTPRQFAKELRWNQAYYRLAQGF, encoded by the coding sequence GTGAGGTTTTGGTTCCTGACCGGCAGCCAGGGCCTGTACGGCGAGGACACGCTGCGGCAGGTGGCCGAGCAGTCCCAGCGCATCGCCGAGACCCTCGGCGAGGGCCTGCCGTTCGAGCTCGAGTGGCGGCCGGTGCTCACCGACGCGGCGGCGATCCGCCGGGTGTGCCTGGAGGCGAACGCCGACGACGAGTGCGTCGGCCTGATCGCGTGGATGCACACGTTCTCCCCGGCCAAGATGTGGATCGCGGGCCTGGACGCGCTGCGCAAGCCGCTGCTGCACCTGCACACGCAGGCGAACGTGGAACTGCCGTGGAGCTCCATCGACATGGACTTCATGAACCTCAACCAGGCGGCCCACGGCGACCGCGAGTTCGGCTACATCCAGTCCCGGCTGGGCGTGCCGCGCAAGACCGTCGCCGGGCACGTCAGCGACCCCGCGGTGGTGGCGCGGATCGGCACCTGGGCGCGGGCGGCGGCCGGCCGGGCGGAGGTCGGCTCGCTGCGCCTGGCCCGCTTCGGCGACAACATGCGCGACGTGGCGGTGACCGAGGGCGACAAGGTCGAGGCGCAGCTGCGGTTCGGGGTGTCGGTGAACACCTACGGTGTCAACGAGCTGGTCGAGGCCGTGGACGCCGCCTCGGACGCCGACGTCTCCGCCCTGGTCAAGGAGTACGACGACCTCTACCGGATGGCGCCCGAGCTGCGCGTGGGCGGCGACCGGCACGAGTCGCTGCGCTACGCGGCGCGCATCGAGCTGGGCCTGCGCCACTTCCTGGAGGGCGGCGGCTTCAAGGCCTTCACCACCAACTTCGAGGACCTCGGCGGGTTGCGCCAGCTTCCCGGCCTGGCCGTACAGCGGCTGATGGCCGACGGCTACGGCTTCGGCGGCGAGGGCGACTGGAAGACGTCGGTGCTGCTCCGCACGCTCAAGGTGATGTCGGCGGGCCTGCCCGGCGGCACCTCCTTCATGGAGGACTACACCTATCACCTCACCCCCGGCGAGGAGGTCATCCTCGGCGCGCACATGCTGGAGGTCTGCCCGACGATCGCGTCGGACACCCCCTCCTGCGAGATCCACCCGCTCGGCATCGGCGGGCGCGAGGACCCGGTCCGGCTCGTGTTCGACGCCGAGCCCGGCTCCGCCGTGGTGGTCGGCCTGTCCGACATGGGCGAGCGGTTCCGGCTGGTGGCCAACGAGATCGACGTGGTCGCCCCGCCCGAGCCGCTGCCAGCCCTGCCGGTCGCGCGGGCCGTCTGGCGGCCCCGGCCCGACCTGCGCACCTCCGCCGAGTCCTGGATCACCGCGGGCGCCCCGCACCACACCGTGCTGTCGTCGGCCGTCGGGGCGGATGAGCTGACCGACTTCGCCGACATGCTCGGCGTCGAACTGCTCGTCATCGACGAGGCGACCACTCCCCGGCAGTTCGCGAAGGAACTGCGGTGGAACCAGGCCTACTACCGGCTCGCGCAGGGATTCTGA
- a CDS encoding L-ribulose-5-phosphate 4-epimerase, with the protein MIEELRRTVCGLHAELVRYGLVAWTAGNVSGRVPGEDLFVIKPSGVSYDDLTPESIVVCDLDGHLVEGDLAPSSDTAAHAYVYRHMPEVNGVVHTHSTYASAWSARGEAIPCVLTAMADEFGGEIPVGPFALIGNDDIGKGIVETLTGHRSRAVLMQNHGVFTIGESPKAAVKAAVMCEDVARTVHISRQLGEPLPIASGDVDSLYDRYQNVYGQRSHL; encoded by the coding sequence ATGATCGAAGAACTGCGCAGGACCGTGTGCGGGCTCCACGCCGAGCTGGTGCGGTACGGCCTGGTGGCGTGGACGGCGGGCAACGTCTCGGGCCGGGTGCCCGGGGAGGACCTGTTCGTCATCAAGCCGAGCGGCGTGTCGTACGACGACCTGACGCCCGAGTCGATCGTGGTGTGCGACCTGGACGGCCATCTCGTCGAGGGCGACCTCGCGCCCTCCAGCGACACGGCGGCGCACGCCTACGTCTACCGGCACATGCCGGAGGTGAACGGCGTCGTGCACACGCACTCCACGTACGCCTCGGCCTGGTCGGCCCGCGGGGAGGCGATCCCGTGCGTGCTCACCGCCATGGCCGACGAGTTCGGCGGCGAGATCCCGGTCGGGCCGTTCGCGCTGATCGGCAACGACGACATCGGCAAGGGGATCGTGGAGACCTTGACAGGTCACCGTTCCCGTGCGGTGCTGATGCAGAACCATGGAGTGTTCACCATCGGGGAGTCGCCGAAGGCGGCGGTCAAGGCCGCCGTCATGTGCGAGGACGTCGCCCGCACCGTCCACATCTCCCGCCAGCTCGGTGAGCCGCTGCCGATCGCCTCCGGCGACGTCGACAGCTTGTACGACCGCTATCAGAACGTCTATGGACAGAGGAGTCACCTGTGA
- the araB gene encoding ribulokinase: MSANSERYVIGVDYGTLSGRAVVVRVSDGEEVGGAVHEYAHRVIEEALPGSGVRLGPDWALQSPADWIDVLRHAVPKALAAAQVPAERVVGIGTDFTACTILPVTADGHPLCERFPERPHAWPKLWKHHAAQPHADRINALAAERGEPWLPRYGGKISSEWQFAKGLQLLEEDPELYGLADRWIEAADWIIWQLAGVETRNVCTAGYKGIFQDGAYPSEDFLAALNPGFAGFAGKLGADLAPLGGLAGRLTARAAEWTGLPEGIAVAVGNVDAHVTAAAADAVRPGQMVAIMGTSTCHVMCSDQLAEVPGMCGVVRDGIVPGLWGYEAGQSAVGDIFAWFVDNCVPASYAERAAEAGLGLHEYLTSLAAGQKVGQHGLVALDWHGGNRSVLVDHTLSGVVVGQTLATRPEDVYRALIEATAYGARTIVETFEAAGVPVEEFVVAGGLLKNRFLMQIYADVLRRPLSVIGSDQGPALGSAIHAAVAAGDYPDITAAAAAMGKRDTAVFAPDKERADAYDRLYAEYRRLHDHFADGDLLHRLRAIRNEASA; encoded by the coding sequence GTGAGCGCTAACAGCGAGCGTTACGTCATCGGCGTCGACTACGGCACACTGTCCGGCCGTGCCGTGGTGGTGCGGGTGAGCGACGGCGAGGAAGTGGGCGGCGCCGTCCACGAGTACGCCCATCGGGTGATCGAGGAGGCGCTGCCGGGCTCCGGGGTCCGCCTCGGGCCCGACTGGGCGCTGCAGTCGCCGGCGGACTGGATCGACGTATTGCGGCACGCGGTGCCGAAGGCCCTGGCCGCCGCGCAGGTCCCGGCCGAGCGGGTGGTCGGCATCGGCACCGACTTCACCGCCTGTACGATCCTGCCCGTCACCGCCGACGGCCACCCGCTGTGCGAGCGCTTCCCCGAGCGGCCGCACGCCTGGCCGAAGCTCTGGAAGCACCACGCGGCCCAGCCCCACGCCGACCGGATCAACGCCCTGGCCGCCGAGCGCGGCGAGCCGTGGCTGCCGCGGTACGGCGGCAAGATCTCCTCGGAGTGGCAGTTCGCCAAGGGCCTGCAACTGCTGGAGGAGGACCCGGAGCTCTACGGCCTGGCCGACCGGTGGATCGAGGCGGCCGACTGGATCATCTGGCAGCTCGCCGGCGTGGAGACCCGCAACGTCTGCACCGCCGGATACAAGGGGATCTTCCAGGACGGCGCCTACCCGTCGGAGGACTTCCTGGCCGCGCTCAATCCCGGCTTCGCGGGTTTCGCCGGGAAGCTGGGCGCCGACCTGGCGCCGCTCGGCGGCCTCGCCGGCCGGCTGACCGCGCGGGCGGCCGAGTGGACGGGCCTGCCCGAGGGGATCGCCGTCGCGGTCGGCAACGTCGACGCGCACGTCACCGCGGCCGCGGCCGACGCCGTGCGGCCGGGTCAGATGGTCGCCATCATGGGCACCTCCACCTGCCACGTCATGTGCTCCGACCAGCTCGCCGAGGTGCCCGGCATGTGCGGCGTCGTGCGCGACGGCATCGTCCCCGGGCTGTGGGGCTACGAGGCGGGCCAGTCCGCCGTCGGCGACATCTTCGCCTGGTTCGTGGACAACTGCGTGCCCGCCTCGTACGCCGAGCGGGCCGCGGAGGCGGGGCTCGGGCTGCACGAGTACCTGACCTCGCTCGCGGCCGGGCAGAAGGTCGGGCAGCACGGGCTGGTCGCGCTCGACTGGCACGGCGGCAACCGTTCGGTCCTGGTCGACCACACCCTGTCGGGGGTCGTCGTCGGGCAGACGCTCGCCACCCGCCCCGAGGACGTCTACCGCGCGCTCATCGAGGCCACCGCGTACGGCGCACGCACGATCGTGGAGACCTTCGAGGCCGCCGGGGTGCCGGTCGAGGAGTTCGTGGTCGCCGGCGGCCTGCTGAAGAACCGGTTCCTCATGCAGATCTACGCCGACGTGCTGCGCCGCCCGCTGTCGGTGATCGGCTCCGACCAGGGACCGGCGCTGGGCTCGGCGATCCACGCCGCCGTCGCCGCCGGGGACTACCCCGACATCACCGCCGCCGCGGCGGCGATGGGCAAGCGCGATACCGCGGTGTTCGCGCCCGACAAGGAGCGGGCCGACGCCTACGACCGGCTGTACGCCGAGTACCGGAGGCTGCACGACCACTTCGCGGACGGTGATCTCCTGCACCGGCTCCGCGCGATCAGGAACGAGGCCAGTGCATGA
- the yjfF gene encoding galactofuranose ABC transporter, permease protein YjfF, with the protein MTSVTGLLDLRRTVPQKYIPVMVTAGLFVAMFVAGGIRYRGFATGQIVLNVFIDNAFLLVVAVGMTFVILTGGIDLSVGSVVGLSTMVSASLLKDGWPAFGVMALVLVIGALLGLGMGAIIHYFEIQPFIVTLAGMFLARGLCYTISTDSIPIENSAFTAIAQTRIDLGGDMWVSPSVLIALVVVLGAAYVLHYTRLGRNVYATGGSEQSALLMGLPVARTKIAVYTVSGFCSALGGLLFAFYSLSGYGLSAVGMELDAIAAVVIGGTLLTGGSGYLLGTVLGVLVLGLIQTIISFEGTLSSWWTKIFIGLLLFAFILLQRVITARRR; encoded by the coding sequence ATGACGAGCGTCACCGGTCTGCTGGACCTCCGCCGCACGGTCCCGCAGAAGTACATCCCCGTCATGGTGACGGCGGGTCTGTTCGTCGCGATGTTCGTCGCGGGCGGCATCCGCTACCGGGGCTTCGCCACCGGGCAGATCGTCCTCAACGTCTTCATCGACAACGCGTTCCTGCTGGTCGTCGCGGTCGGGATGACGTTCGTCATCCTCACCGGCGGCATCGACCTGTCCGTCGGATCGGTGGTCGGGCTCTCCACGATGGTCAGCGCCAGCCTGCTGAAAGACGGCTGGCCGGCGTTCGGGGTCATGGCCCTGGTGCTGGTGATCGGCGCGCTGCTCGGCCTGGGCATGGGCGCGATCATCCACTATTTCGAGATCCAGCCGTTCATCGTGACGCTCGCCGGGATGTTCCTCGCCCGCGGCCTCTGCTACACGATCAGCACCGACTCGATCCCGATCGAGAACTCGGCGTTCACGGCGATCGCCCAGACGCGGATCGACCTCGGCGGCGACATGTGGGTCTCGCCGAGCGTGCTGATCGCGCTCGTGGTCGTGCTGGGCGCGGCGTACGTGCTGCACTACACCCGGCTCGGGCGCAACGTGTACGCCACCGGGGGCAGCGAGCAGTCGGCCCTGCTGATGGGCCTTCCGGTGGCCCGGACGAAGATCGCTGTCTACACCGTCAGCGGGTTCTGCTCGGCGCTCGGCGGCCTGCTGTTCGCCTTCTACTCGCTGTCGGGATACGGGCTGAGCGCCGTCGGCATGGAGCTGGACGCGATCGCCGCGGTCGTCATCGGCGGCACGCTGCTCACCGGGGGCAGCGGCTACCTGCTCGGCACCGTTCTCGGCGTGCTCGTGCTCGGCCTGATCCAGACGATCATCAGTTTCGAGGGCACGCTGAGCTCGTGGTGGACCAAGATCTTCATCGGCCTGCTCCTGTTCGCCTTCATCCTGCTGCAGCGGGTGATCACCGCCAGGCGCAGATAG
- a CDS encoding ABC transporter permease produces MTRFLRHRLFWPVVILVALLALNLVFTDNFFRVQMKDGHLYGSLIDIVRFGAPLILVSIGMTLVIATSGIDLSVGSVVAIAGALACLRISDLGDQNSIGGVLGAVGIALALSAVLGVWNGLLVAGIGIQPIIATLILMVAGRGLAQLITDGQITTVNSSPYKLIGGGYWLTLPFSIIIVAVVLALTAFLTRRLALGLLIESVGGNAEASRLSGISARGVLITVYAFCGLCAGIAGLMISSNVSSADGNNAGLWIELDAILAVVIGGTSLAGGRFSLGGTVLGALIIQTLTTTIYSIGVPPETTLLFKALVVTIVCLLQSPAFREKVFHRRRRPQAPSPVPEEKVRVSA; encoded by the coding sequence ATGACGCGGTTCCTCAGACACCGGCTGTTCTGGCCCGTCGTCATCCTGGTCGCCCTGCTGGCGCTCAACCTCGTCTTCACCGACAACTTCTTCCGGGTGCAGATGAAGGACGGCCACCTCTACGGCAGCCTCATCGACATCGTCCGCTTCGGCGCTCCGCTGATCCTCGTCTCGATCGGCATGACGCTGGTCATCGCCACCAGCGGCATCGACCTGTCGGTGGGGTCGGTCGTCGCCATCGCCGGCGCGCTGGCCTGTCTGCGCATCAGCGACCTGGGCGACCAGAACTCGATCGGCGGGGTCCTCGGAGCGGTCGGGATCGCGCTGGCGCTCTCGGCCGTGCTCGGCGTGTGGAACGGCCTCCTGGTCGCGGGCATCGGCATCCAGCCCATCATCGCCACGCTGATCCTGATGGTCGCCGGGCGCGGGCTGGCCCAGCTCATCACCGACGGCCAGATCACCACGGTCAACAGCTCGCCGTACAAGCTGATCGGCGGCGGCTACTGGCTCACGCTGCCGTTCTCGATCATCATCGTGGCGGTCGTGCTCGCGCTCACCGCGTTCCTCACCCGGCGCCTCGCGCTGGGCCTGCTCATCGAGTCGGTCGGCGGCAACGCCGAGGCGAGCCGCCTGTCGGGCATCAGCGCCCGCGGCGTGCTCATCACGGTGTACGCGTTCTGCGGGCTGTGCGCGGGCATCGCCGGACTGATGATCAGCTCGAACGTCTCCAGCGCCGACGGCAACAACGCCGGTCTGTGGATCGAGCTCGACGCCATCCTCGCCGTCGTGATCGGCGGCACCTCCCTGGCGGGCGGCCGCTTCTCGCTCGGCGGGACGGTGCTCGGCGCGCTCATCATCCAGACGCTGACCACCACCATCTACTCCATCGGCGTCCCGCCGGAGACCACGCTGCTGTTCAAGGCGCTCGTGGTGACGATCGTCTGCCTGCTGCAGTCCCCGGCCTTCCGCGAGAAGGTGTTCCACCGCCGCAGGCGCCCGCAGGCGCCGAGCCCGGTGCCCGAAGAGAAGGTGAGGGTCTCGGCATGA
- a CDS encoding sugar ABC transporter ATP-binding protein: MAAPAPILRMSGIGKQFPGVKALDDVDFRLLPGEVHALMGENGAGKSTLIKVLTGVYDIDAGEIELEGRRVAFSSPLAAQQAGISTVYQEVNLCANLSVAENIFIGREPRRLGRIQWKKTRRRAEEILSRLDLDLDVSAPLSSYSLAIQQMVAIARAVDIDAKVLILDEPTSSLDAGEVAQLFRVMRRLKEQGIAILFVSHFLDQIYEISDRMTILRNGTLVGEYLTKELSQVELVGKMIGRELADLEKLEGRPPAHEAAPLVEAELLGRSGAIEPFTLTIHEGEVVGLAGLLGSGRTEIARLLFGADHAGTGALKIDGQAVSLRTPRSAVARKIAFCSENRRTEGLIPDLTVRENVILALQAARGWTRPIPRRRQDELVDKYISALNIRPANPEQLVRNLSGGNQQKVLLARWLILEPRLLILDEPTRGIDVGAKAEIQRLVAELSDGGMAVLFISAELEEVLRLSHKVGVLRDRRLVAELDNDEGLTTDRLTETIASGAIS, translated from the coding sequence ATGGCCGCGCCCGCGCCGATCCTGCGGATGAGCGGGATCGGCAAGCAGTTCCCCGGCGTGAAGGCGCTGGACGACGTCGACTTCCGGCTGCTGCCGGGAGAGGTGCACGCCCTGATGGGTGAGAACGGCGCCGGCAAGTCGACGCTCATCAAGGTGCTGACCGGCGTCTACGACATCGACGCCGGCGAGATCGAGCTGGAGGGAAGGCGGGTCGCCTTCTCCAGCCCGCTGGCCGCCCAGCAGGCGGGCATCAGCACCGTCTACCAGGAGGTCAACCTCTGCGCCAACCTCTCGGTGGCGGAGAACATCTTCATCGGCCGTGAGCCGCGCCGGCTCGGCCGGATCCAGTGGAAGAAGACGCGCCGCCGGGCGGAGGAGATCCTCTCCCGTCTCGACCTCGACCTCGACGTGTCGGCGCCGCTGTCGTCGTACTCGCTGGCCATCCAGCAGATGGTCGCGATCGCGCGGGCGGTGGACATCGACGCGAAGGTGCTCATCCTGGACGAGCCCACCTCCAGCCTGGACGCGGGGGAGGTCGCCCAGCTCTTCCGGGTGATGCGCCGGCTCAAGGAGCAGGGCATCGCGATCCTGTTCGTCTCGCACTTCCTCGACCAGATCTACGAGATCTCCGACCGCATGACGATCCTGCGCAACGGCACGCTCGTGGGGGAGTACCTCACCAAGGAGCTGAGCCAGGTCGAGCTGGTCGGCAAGATGATCGGCCGCGAGCTGGCCGACCTGGAGAAGCTGGAGGGCCGCCCGCCCGCCCATGAGGCCGCGCCGCTGGTCGAGGCCGAGCTGCTGGGGCGGTCCGGTGCGATCGAGCCGTTCACGCTCACCATCCACGAGGGGGAGGTCGTCGGCCTGGCCGGGCTGCTCGGCTCGGGCCGTACGGAGATCGCCCGGCTGCTGTTCGGCGCCGACCACGCGGGCACCGGCGCACTGAAGATCGACGGTCAGGCGGTCAGCCTGCGCACGCCCCGTTCGGCGGTCGCCCGCAAGATCGCTTTCTGCTCGGAGAACCGGCGGACGGAGGGGCTCATCCCCGACCTCACGGTCCGGGAGAACGTCATCCTGGCGCTGCAGGCGGCCCGGGGCTGGACCAGGCCGATCCCGCGACGCAGGCAGGACGAGCTGGTCGACAAGTACATCTCCGCGCTGAACATCCGCCCGGCCAATCCCGAGCAGCTGGTCCGGAACCTGAGCGGCGGCAACCAGCAGAAGGTGCTGCTGGCCCGCTGGCTGATCCTGGAGCCCCGCCTGCTCATCCTCGACGAGCCCACCCGGGGCATCGACGTCGGCGCCAAGGCGGAGATCCAGCGTCTGGTCGCCGAGCTGTCGGACGGCGGGATGGCCGTGCTGTTCATCTCCGCCGAGTTGGAGGAGGTGCTGCGGCTCAGCCACAAGGTCGGCGTGCTGCGCGACCGCCGGCTGGTCGCCGAGCTGGACAACGACGAGGGCCTGACCACCGACAGACTCACGGAGACGATCGCGAGCGGAGCCATCTCATGA
- a CDS encoding ABC transporter substrate-binding protein, which translates to MLKRISALILAGATALTMAGCGGGDGDTSASGGSSGGGDDKIVMGFSQVGAESGWRTANTKSVQESAKEAGVDLKFSDAQQKQENQIKAIRSYIQQKVDVIAFSPVVESGWDTVLKEAQTAKIPVILTDRAVDSKDTSLYKTFLGSDFVEEGKKAGQWLVDEYKDSKDTVNIVELQGTTGSAPANDRKAGFGDVISADPKFKVIASQSGDFTRAKGKEVMEAFLKSNPKIDVLYAHNDDMGLGAIEAIEGAGKVPGKDIKIITVDAVHDGMQALADGKINYIVECSPLLGPQLMDLAKKVVKGEQVPPRVVTEETTFTQEQAKEALPNRQY; encoded by the coding sequence GCCCTGACGATGGCCGGATGTGGCGGTGGCGACGGCGACACGTCGGCCAGCGGCGGCTCGTCCGGCGGTGGCGACGACAAGATCGTTATGGGCTTCTCGCAGGTCGGCGCGGAGAGTGGCTGGCGTACCGCCAACACCAAGTCCGTCCAGGAGTCGGCCAAGGAGGCCGGCGTCGACCTGAAGTTCTCCGACGCCCAGCAGAAGCAGGAAAACCAGATCAAGGCCATCCGCTCCTACATCCAGCAGAAGGTCGACGTGATCGCCTTCTCGCCGGTCGTGGAGTCGGGCTGGGACACCGTGCTCAAGGAAGCCCAGACCGCGAAGATTCCGGTCATCCTGACCGACCGGGCCGTGGATTCCAAGGACACCAGCCTGTACAAGACCTTCCTCGGCTCCGACTTCGTCGAGGAGGGCAAGAAGGCCGGCCAGTGGCTGGTCGACGAGTACAAGGACAGCAAGGACACGGTGAACATCGTCGAGCTGCAGGGCACCACCGGCTCGGCGCCCGCCAACGACCGCAAGGCGGGCTTCGGCGACGTCATCTCGGCCGATCCGAAGTTCAAGGTCATCGCTTCGCAGAGCGGCGACTTCACCCGGGCCAAGGGCAAGGAGGTCATGGAGGCCTTCCTCAAGTCCAACCCCAAGATCGACGTGCTCTACGCGCACAACGACGACATGGGCCTCGGCGCCATCGAGGCGATCGAGGGCGCGGGCAAGGTCCCGGGCAAGGACATCAAGATCATCACCGTTGACGCGGTGCACGACGGCATGCAGGCCCTCGCCGACGGAAAGATCAACTACATCGTCGAGTGCTCCCCGCTGCTTGGCCCCCAGCTGATGGACCTCGCGAAGAAGGTCGTCAAGGGCGAGCAGGTTCCGCCGCGCGTGGTGACCGAGGAGACCACCTTCACCCAGGAGCAGGCCAAGGAGGCCCTGCCCAACCGCCAGTACTGA